The following proteins come from a genomic window of Nostoc sp. ATCC 53789:
- a CDS encoding thioredoxin domain-containing protein — protein MTNRLAEAKSLYLRKHAENPIDWWPWCDEALATARAQNKPIFLSIGYSSCHWCTVMEGEAFSDSAIADYMNANYLPIKVDREERPDLDSIYMQALQMMSGQGGWPLNIFLSPEDLVPFYAGTYFPVDPRYGRPGFLQVLQALRRYYDTEKAELQKRKALIIESLLTSAVLQDGTTTELEDRELLRQGWETSTGVITPGQSGNSFPMIPYTELALRGTRFNFESRYDGKQVCTQRGLDLALGGIYDHVGGGFHRYTVDPTWTVPHFEKMLYDNGQIVEYIANLWSAGVQEPAFERAVAGTVQWLKREMTAPEGYFYASQDADSFAEPTAVEPEEGAFYVWSYSEVQQLLTPEELTELQQQFTFTPNGNFEGRNVLQRRNSGKLSATLETALSKLFIVRYGVSSESLETFPPACNNQEAKTTNWPGRIPSVTDTKMIVAWNSLMISGLAKAAGVFQQPSYLELAAQAANFILENQFVNGRFQRLNYQGEPTVLAQSEDYALFIKALLDLQACNPEHKQWLENAIAIQDEFNEFLWSVELGGYNNTSSDSSQDLIVRERSYVDNATPSANGIAIANLVRLTLLTDNLDYLDLAELGLKAFKSVMHRSPQACPSLFTALDWYRNSTLIRSTTEQINSLIPKFLPASVFALTSDLPEGSVGLVCQGLKCLAPAESVEHLLQQVEKSQNRG, from the coding sequence ATGACTAATCGCCTTGCTGAAGCTAAGAGCCTCTATCTCCGCAAACACGCCGAAAACCCCATTGATTGGTGGCCTTGGTGTGACGAAGCGCTTGCAACTGCAAGGGCGCAAAATAAACCGATTTTTCTTTCCATTGGCTACTCCAGTTGCCATTGGTGTACTGTCATGGAAGGCGAAGCTTTTTCTGATAGTGCGATCGCTGACTACATGAATGCCAATTATCTTCCCATCAAAGTAGACAGGGAAGAAAGACCTGACCTCGATAGCATCTATATGCAGGCTTTGCAGATGATGAGCGGTCAAGGGGGTTGGCCTTTGAATATTTTTCTTTCCCCAGAAGATTTAGTACCGTTTTATGCTGGTACTTATTTCCCTGTAGACCCGCGCTATGGTCGTCCGGGATTTTTGCAGGTGTTGCAAGCCCTTCGCCGTTATTACGACACCGAAAAAGCAGAATTACAGAAACGCAAAGCCTTAATTATTGAGTCTCTGCTCACGTCTGCGGTGTTGCAAGACGGTACAACAACTGAGCTTGAAGACCGCGAATTACTCCGCCAAGGTTGGGAAACCAGCACAGGTGTAATTACTCCTGGTCAATCTGGTAATAGCTTTCCGATGATTCCCTATACAGAATTAGCATTGCGGGGAACTCGATTTAATTTTGAATCTCGTTATGATGGCAAGCAAGTTTGTACCCAGCGAGGACTAGATTTAGCGCTGGGAGGCATTTATGACCATGTAGGTGGTGGTTTTCATCGCTATACTGTTGACCCGACTTGGACGGTACCGCATTTTGAAAAGATGCTCTACGACAATGGACAGATTGTGGAGTATATAGCAAATCTATGGAGTGCAGGAGTCCAAGAACCAGCGTTTGAGAGAGCAGTTGCTGGTACTGTACAATGGCTGAAGCGGGAAATGACCGCACCGGAAGGTTACTTCTATGCTTCTCAAGATGCCGACAGCTTCGCTGAACCCACGGCGGTAGAACCAGAAGAAGGAGCTTTTTATGTTTGGAGTTACAGCGAAGTCCAACAACTGTTAACGCCTGAAGAATTAACGGAATTACAACAACAATTTACTTTTACCCCTAACGGCAACTTTGAAGGACGTAATGTTTTACAAAGAAGGAATTCTGGGAAACTGAGTGCAACGCTAGAAACCGCACTGAGTAAGCTGTTTATTGTTCGCTATGGCGTTAGTTCTGAGTCGCTAGAAACTTTTCCCCCGGCTTGTAACAACCAGGAAGCAAAAACCACTAACTGGCCAGGTCGCATTCCCTCGGTGACAGATACGAAAATGATTGTCGCTTGGAATAGTTTGATGATTTCTGGGCTGGCTAAGGCTGCTGGCGTTTTCCAACAACCATCATATTTGGAATTAGCAGCACAAGCAGCGAATTTTATCTTGGAAAATCAATTCGTAAATGGGCGTTTTCAGCGACTCAACTATCAAGGAGAACCGACTGTGTTAGCGCAGTCTGAAGACTACGCTTTGTTTATTAAAGCTCTGCTAGATTTACAAGCTTGCAACCCTGAGCATAAACAATGGTTAGAAAATGCGATCGCTATCCAAGATGAATTTAATGAATTTCTCTGGAGTGTGGAATTAGGTGGTTATAATAACACATCAAGCGATTCTAGTCAAGACTTAATTGTCAGAGAACGCAGTTACGTGGATAATGCTACACCGTCAGCCAATGGAATTGCGATCGCTAATCTTGTTCGTCTCACTTTACTCACCGATAATCTAGATTATTTGGATTTAGCCGAACTTGGTTTGAAAGCTTTTAAGAGTGTAATGCATCGCTCTCCCCAAGCTTGTCCCAGCTTATTTACAGCCTTGGATTGGTATCGTAATTCTACCTTGATTCGCAGCACCACTGAGCAAATAAACTCGCTGATCCCCAAGTTTCTACCAGCATCTGTATTTGCCCTAACATCTGATTTACCAGAGGGAAGCGTTGGGTTAGTTTGCCAAGGTTTGAAGTGTCTTGCTCCAGCCGAAAGTGTAGAACATTTATTACAGCAAGTAGAGAAAAGTCAAAATCGGGGATGA
- the clpP gene encoding ATP-dependent Clp endopeptidase proteolytic subunit ClpP encodes MIPIVIEQSGRGERAFDIYSRLLRERIIFLGQQVDNNIANLIVAQLLYLDAEDPEKDIYMYINSPGGSVTAGMGIFDTMKHIRPDVCTICTGLAASMGAFLLSAGAKGKRMSLPHSRIMIHQPLGGAQGQATDIEIQAREILYHKKRLNDYLAEHTGQPIERIAEDTERDFFMSPEEAREYGLIDQVIDRHAAGSRPAVAAVN; translated from the coding sequence ATGATTCCTATCGTTATTGAACAATCGGGTCGAGGTGAACGCGCCTTTGACATCTACTCACGGCTGTTACGTGAGCGCATCATCTTTTTGGGACAACAAGTTGACAACAACATTGCTAACTTGATTGTTGCCCAACTGCTGTATTTGGATGCTGAAGACCCGGAGAAGGACATTTATATGTACATCAATTCTCCCGGTGGTTCGGTGACGGCTGGTATGGGCATTTTTGACACTATGAAACATATTCGCCCTGATGTCTGTACAATTTGTACCGGATTGGCGGCGAGTATGGGCGCTTTCCTCCTCAGCGCAGGTGCTAAGGGTAAGCGGATGAGTTTACCCCATTCTCGGATTATGATTCATCAACCTCTTGGTGGCGCTCAAGGACAGGCGACTGATATTGAAATTCAGGCGCGGGAAATTTTGTACCACAAGAAGCGGCTAAATGACTATTTAGCTGAACATACAGGTCAACCAATTGAGCGCATTGCTGAAGATACTGAACGTGACTTTTTCATGTCACCAGAGGAAGCTAGGGAATACGGTTTGATTGACCAAGTGATTGACCGTCACGCTGCTGGTAGCCGTCCAGCTGTTGCTGCTGTGAATTAA
- a CDS encoding molybdenum cofactor guanylyltransferase, with protein sequence MTTRSELTAIVLAGGKSSRMGQDKALIPIEGMPLLQRVCSIAQSCSDTVYIITPWPERYQDLLLPGCQFIQEVPLSGESLAHGPLVGFAQGLAEVETEWVLLLACDLPRLRVEVLQEWVTRLDNVGDNAIAALAHHPKGWEPLCGFYRRRCLPQLLEFINQGGRSFQEWLRQYPVEVLPLSEPEMLFNCNTPEDLALS encoded by the coding sequence ATGACGACCAGAAGCGAATTAACAGCAATTGTATTAGCAGGTGGTAAAAGTTCTCGCATGGGTCAAGATAAAGCCTTGATTCCCATTGAAGGGATGCCGTTGTTACAGCGAGTTTGTAGCATTGCTCAAAGCTGTAGCGATACTGTTTATATAATCACTCCCTGGCCAGAACGCTATCAAGACTTGCTTTTGCCTGGTTGCCAATTTATCCAAGAAGTACCTTTATCTGGAGAATCTCTAGCCCACGGGCCTTTAGTTGGTTTTGCTCAAGGACTAGCCGAAGTGGAGACAGAATGGGTATTACTGCTAGCTTGCGATTTACCGAGGTTACGGGTTGAGGTGTTGCAAGAATGGGTAACTAGACTTGATAACGTGGGTGATAATGCGATCGCAGCTTTAGCTCATCATCCCAAAGGCTGGGAACCTCTGTGTGGTTTTTATCGCCGTCGTTGTTTGCCACAACTTTTAGAGTTTATCAATCAAGGGGGGCGATCGTTTCAGGAATGGCTGCGGCAATATCCTGTGGAAGTTTTGCCTTTATCAGAACCCGAAATGCTATTTAACTGTAATACACCAGAGGATTTGGCTTTAAGTTAA